The following coding sequences lie in one Timaviella obliquedivisa GSE-PSE-MK23-08B genomic window:
- a CDS encoding 4Fe-4S binding protein: MKKRVTLTFPKRYVHTPVTYRLAKDFNVAASIIRAQVTPNQIGTLVVELSGDIDQLDAALDWMRSHDIAVSLASREIAIDDDVCVHCGLCTGICPTEALTLDPQTFKLNFTRSRCVVCEQCIPTCPVQAISTNL, from the coding sequence GACTTTTCCAAAACGCTACGTGCACACACCCGTCACCTACCGACTGGCAAAAGATTTTAATGTGGCTGCCAGCATCATTCGGGCGCAGGTCACGCCTAACCAAATTGGCACCCTGGTCGTAGAGCTATCGGGAGACATTGACCAGTTAGATGCCGCCTTAGACTGGATGCGATCGCACGATATAGCCGTTTCTTTAGCTAGTCGAGAGATTGCGATTGATGATGATGTCTGCGTTCATTGCGGCTTGTGTACGGGCATCTGTCCCACCGAAGCACTGACTTTAGATCCCCAGACCTTTAAGTTAAACTTCACGCGATCGCGCTGTGTTGTCTGCGAGCAGTGTATTCCTACCTGCCCTGTGCAAGCTATTTCTACAAACCTTTAA
- a CDS encoding P-II family nitrogen regulator: protein MKKVEAIIRPFKLDEVKIALVNAGIVGMTVSEVRGFGRQKGQTERYRGSEYTVEFLQKLKVEIVVEDDQLDMVVDKIIAAARTGEIGDGKIFISSVEQIIRIRTGEKNMEAI, encoded by the coding sequence ATGAAAAAAGTTGAGGCGATTATTCGTCCATTCAAGCTCGATGAAGTCAAGATTGCCCTCGTCAATGCAGGCATCGTCGGGATGACCGTTTCAGAAGTTCGAGGTTTTGGACGGCAAAAAGGTCAAACAGAACGCTACCGGGGTTCTGAGTACACTGTTGAGTTTCTTCAGAAGCTCAAGGTCGAGATCGTTGTGGAAGACGACCAACTCGATATGGTGGTTGACAAAATTATTGCTGCGGCTCGGACGGGCGAAATTGGGGACGGTAAGATTTTTATTAGCTCAGTTGAACAAATTATCCGCATTCGGACAGGTGAGAAAAACATGGAAGCAATCTAG